The sequence CTGCCGGGCAGTGGTCGGCTTTTGCCGTGGCCCTGGTTTTGGGTTTGCTGGTCAGCTTTGCCTGGCGTTTTCTGGTCAACCTGGCCGCGTTTTGGACCCCCAACGCGCTGGGCCTGGGGCGGTTTGCCTTTGGCCTTACCTGGGTGATGTCGGGCTTTTTTATGCCCCTCCGCTTCTTTCCCGATTGGTTTGTCACCTTGTGCCGGCTCACCCCCTTTCCGGCCATGGTCAACACCATTGTTGAGATTTACCTGGGCGTGCTCACCGGCCGGGCTGTTTTGTGGGCGCTGCTTGGACAGGTGATTTGGCTGGTCATCCTGACGGGACTGGGCCAGTTAGTTTTGCGGGCCGGTGTGCGCCGTTTGGTCATTCAGGGGGGATAACGTGTGGTTTTGGCTTAATACCTATTGGCGCCTCATCGCCATTCAGATCAAGGCCCAACTGCAATACCGGGTGGCCTTTTTTGCAGAAATTATAGCCACAGCCATTATTTTAGCGACCTTTTTTGTGGCCGTGGTGCTTGTTTTTCAACGCTTTGGCCACATTGCCGGCTGGACCTTGGGCGAGGTTGCCTTTTTGTATGGGCTGGTGGAAGCGGCCTTTGGGACGATGGACATGATTTTCAGCGGTTTTGACCCCGGTTACTTTGGACAACAAGTGCGGCGCGGCGCGTTTGACCAACTGCTGTTACGCCCCCTGAACATCACTCTGCAAGTTTTAGGTTCCGAGTTCGTTATCCGGCGCTTGGGGCGCATCAGCCAGGGGATAGTGATTTTTGGCCTGGCCTTGACCCTGCTGGACATTCAGTGGACGGTGGTTAAACTCATCTATCTGCCCCTGGTGTGGGCCAGCCT is a genomic window of Anaerolineae bacterium containing:
- a CDS encoding ABC transporter permease, translated to MLATFFVAVVLVFQRFGHIAGWTLGEVAFLYGLVEAAFGTMDMIFSGFDPGYFGQQVRRGAFDQLLLRPLNITLQVLGSEFVIRRLGRISQGIVIFGLALTLLDIQWTVVKLIYLPLVWASLVCFFGGLFIIGATITFWTVESIEVVNIFTYGGSEMMAYPMHIYPNGLRRFFTYLIPAAFLNYYPALYFLDKPDPFNLPPIASFLAPAAGLGTLMAALLFWRYGIKHYQSTGT